The following proteins are encoded in a genomic region of Pelodictyon phaeoclathratiforme BU-1:
- a CDS encoding NAD(P)-dependent oxidoreductase has protein sequence MNTSLHSPPRRHERVFVVGATGYIGKFVVRELVARGYDVVSFARERSGVGSMTRADETRAQLQGSEVRFGDVSNMESLMKNGICGEHFDVVVSCLTSRNGGVKDSWNIDYQATRNALDAGKAAGATHFVLLSAICVQKPLLEFQRAKLKFEQELKESGLTWSIVRPTAFFKSIAGQVESVKKGKPFVTFGNGELTSCKPISESDLARFIADCLEDSEKQNKILPIGGPGRAISHKEQGEMLFELLGRTPKFKYMPIQMFDVIIPLMSLLAKIFPKLQDKAEFARIGKYYCSESMLVLNPQTGKYDADMTPSYGSDTLRDFYKRVLKEGIAGQELGEHSMF, from the coding sequence GTGAATACTTCTTTGCACTCTCCGCCAAGACGGCATGAACGTGTTTTTGTTGTTGGAGCCACTGGATATATCGGGAAATTTGTTGTGCGTGAACTGGTTGCCAGGGGATATGATGTGGTGAGTTTTGCCCGTGAGCGTTCAGGTGTTGGTTCGATGACGAGGGCTGATGAGACTCGTGCCCAGTTACAGGGTTCCGAGGTACGGTTCGGGGACGTAAGCAACATGGAGTCTCTGATGAAGAATGGTATCTGCGGGGAGCATTTTGATGTGGTTGTTTCCTGTCTGACTTCTCGCAATGGGGGTGTGAAGGATTCGTGGAATATCGACTATCAGGCCACACGCAATGCGCTTGACGCAGGCAAGGCTGCGGGAGCGACCCATTTTGTGCTGCTTTCAGCAATCTGCGTCCAGAAGCCGTTGCTTGAGTTTCAGAGAGCGAAACTGAAATTTGAGCAGGAGCTGAAAGAGTCCGGTTTGACCTGGTCTATTGTTCGTCCGACAGCCTTTTTCAAGTCTATTGCCGGTCAGGTTGAGTCGGTCAAGAAGGGCAAGCCCTTTGTAACGTTTGGTAATGGAGAATTGACCTCCTGCAAGCCGATTAGTGAGTCCGATCTGGCGCGATTTATTGCTGATTGTCTCGAAGATTCAGAAAAGCAGAATAAAATTCTGCCCATTGGCGGTCCAGGAAGGGCGATTTCTCACAAGGAACAGGGTGAAATGCTTTTTGAGCTTCTTGGTCGCACGCCAAAGTTCAAATATATGCCGATTCAGATGTTCGACGTGATTATTCCTTTGATGAGCCTGCTTGCAAAGATCTTTCCAAAATTGCAGGATAAGGCTGAGTTCGCCCGTATTGGCAAGTATTACTGTTCAGAGTCCATGCTTGTACTCAATCCGCAGACAGGGAAATATGATGCTGACATGACGCCATCCTATGGCAGTGATACGTTGCGCGATTTTTACAAAAGAGTTTTGAAAGAGGGGATTGCCGGACAGGAGCTTGGTGAGCATTCGATGTTCTGA
- a CDS encoding slipin family protein: MLEFNMMVLLLIMAFLISSVKILREYERGVVFRLGRIIGAKGPGIIILIPGIDKMVKVDLRTVTLDVPPQDIITRDNVSVKVSAVVYFRVLDPIKAIVEVADFHFATSQLAQTTLRSVCGQGELDNLLAERDEINDRIQAILDKDTEPWGVKVAKVEVKEIDLPEEMRRAMAKQAEAERERRSTIINAEGEYQAAQRLADAATIIAASPSALQLRYLQTLKDISAENNSTIIFPLPIDLLKPFLESRSSGPSQAT, translated from the coding sequence ATGCTTGAGTTTAATATGATGGTTCTTTTACTGATTATGGCGTTTTTGATTTCGTCGGTAAAAATTCTCAGGGAGTATGAGCGGGGTGTTGTTTTTCGTCTCGGGCGGATTATCGGAGCAAAAGGGCCGGGGATTATTATTCTTATTCCGGGGATCGACAAAATGGTAAAAGTTGATCTTCGTACGGTAACGCTTGATGTTCCGCCTCAGGATATTATCACTCGAGATAATGTCTCCGTAAAGGTTAGCGCAGTGGTCTATTTTCGGGTACTTGATCCAATCAAGGCTATTGTTGAGGTTGCGGATTTTCATTTTGCGACCTCCCAACTTGCCCAGACCACGCTTCGCAGCGTATGCGGACAGGGGGAACTGGATAACCTGCTTGCGGAGCGCGATGAAATCAATGACCGTATTCAGGCCATTCTCGACAAGGATACGGAGCCTTGGGGTGTGAAGGTCGCCAAGGTTGAGGTGAAGGAGATTGATCTGCCTGAAGAGATGCGCCGGGCTATGGCCAAACAGGCTGAGGCTGAACGGGAACGTCGTTCTACAATTATTAATGCGGAAGGGGAGTATCAGGCAGCACAGCGGCTTGCTGATGCGGCGACGATTATTGCCGCCAGTCCTTCTGCCTTGCAGCTTCGTTATCTGCAGACGCTGAAGGATATCTCTGCCGAGAATAACTCTACTATTATCTTTCCGTTGCCGATTGATCTGCTTAAACCATTTCTTGAAAGCAGGTCATCCGGCCCATCCCAGGCAACATAA
- a CDS encoding universal stress protein: MFKIHAILCPVDFSDASRKAVQYAREFASNMGASVYLLNVVEPRPMAVDITLNYVPLEEDLEKAAAEDLDIILQEFLVAGLKAECAIEFGNPSDVILEKAAELDVNLLIMGSHGKKGLSRLIMGSVAETVVRKANCPVLIVKAEEKEFIGDV; encoded by the coding sequence ATGTTCAAGATTCATGCGATTCTTTGTCCCGTCGATTTTTCTGATGCTTCCCGCAAGGCGGTGCAGTATGCCAGAGAGTTTGCCTCGAATATGGGGGCCTCTGTCTATCTGCTCAATGTTGTGGAGCCGAGACCGATGGCAGTTGACATTACCCTCAATTATGTGCCGCTTGAAGAGGATCTTGAAAAAGCCGCGGCAGAGGATCTTGATATTATTCTGCAGGAGTTTCTCGTTGCCGGACTCAAGGCTGAGTGTGCCATTGAGTTTGGCAATCCCTCTGATGTGATCCTTGAGAAAGCAGCGGAGCTTGATGTTAATCTCCTTATTATGGGTTCTCATGGTAAAAAGGGGCTGAGCCGTCTGATCATGGGCAGTGTGGCCGAGACGGTTGTTCGCAAGGCCAATTGTCCGGTACTGATCGTCAAGGCTGAGGAGAAGGAGTTTATCGGTGATGTGTGA